AGGCTCCTACGAAAATGTCAGCGAATATGTCCGCGACCTCATCCGCCGGGACAAGGAACGGCTCAAGCCGAGCAGTTTGGTCGCCTCAAGGCAGAGCTTACGCAGGCATTCAATGCGCCGGAGGGCGGCTGGGCGAAATTTATGCCTGTACGCGACCGCTGGGGCGAGGCCCAAGGCGGATGCCTACATTCGCGGCCTCTTCGACTGCTTCGATCGGATCGCTAGGCGCGAAACGCGATGGCGCGCCATTCCGGCAGAATTCGGGGTCGAGGGCTTTTTCGGCCGCCATGAGCATCACTATGTCTTTTGGCGTTTCTGTCGGATGGATCCGTCGGGCATCGTGACCGTCCTGCACGCGCGTCGATATCGCGCTCTGATCAGCATTATCGGAAAAGCTTGTAAAACAGCCCCAAAAACCGCCCTCCCCGCGCGATCTGTCACTTACCATAATTGATCGTTATGGTAAGAACAAGTGCGCGGAAACAGCAGGGAAGGGCCAAAATGACGATCGCGAAAATGGCAGCGAAATCACGCGGCACAAATGTGCCGCGCCTTGTGCCGCATGAGCACAATGCCCGGCGCAAGGGCGCGTAGCAACGATGGCCGAAAAACCCGCCAGCCGTTCCGACGCCGAAATCGTGGTGGTCCGGACCAACGATGCCGCGCTGCCGACGCGATCGCCAAACGCGGATCCCGAGACCGTCGACATGCGGCTGCTGCGCACGATCGCCAGCATCGTTCCAGCGGATCTGCCGCCGATCAGCCAACTCGGACTCGAGACGACGCTGGCGGCCATGGCCGACGCGACAAAGGCGGCGATCGCCGCCGATCTCGACTGCTGGAGCGGCTGGTGCGGTGAGGAAGGCCGCTCACCGCTGCCCGCCGATCCCGAAGATCTGGTTCGCTATGTGAATGCGCTCGATGGCAGGGGCAAGAAGCCCGCGACGCTCGCGCGCCGGATCGCTAGCCTCGGCACGGTCCACCGCATGATGGGATTGGCGGGCGAAGCCGCGCCTACCGACGCACCGATGGTGCGCGCGGCGCTCAAGGCCGTCCGCAGGCGCAGAGGAGCCTTGCAGCGCCAGGCAGCGCCATTGCGGCTCGGCAAGGCACTGGACAGCCATGTCACCAAGGGATTCACCCTCGCTGCGCTTCTCGATGCCTGCGGCGGCGACCTGCAGGGGCTGCGCGACGCTGCCCTGCTATCGCTCGGATATGACGCGGGGCTGCGCGTAAGCGAACTCACGGTGGTCGAAGCTGTGCATATCGATCCCCAGCAGGATGGTTCGGCGACGCTGTTCATCCCCTTCTCCAAGACCGACCAGGAAGGCGAAGGCGCCTGGGCATGGCTGTCGGCCGAGACCATGCGGCGGGTCGGCGCCTGGCTGGAAGCGAGCGGTATCGAGGAAGGCCCCCTGTTCCGCAGGGTCGGAGTCGATCGGCGGCGCGTACGCGCCAGCGATTCTGAAACGGCGCTCGCCCGAACGACCTATTCCATCGGAACGGCGCCGCTGACACGCCAGGGCGTCAACGGCATCTACCGACGCGTCGCGCTTGCAGCATTCGAACTGGGATTGGTGAGTCTCCCCGCCAGCGAGTTGACCGCCGCGGTGCAGGCATTGTCCACTCACTCCCTTCGCGTCGGCCTGACCCAGGACCTTTTTGCTGCCGGAGAGGACGGCGCGGGAATAGCCCAGGCGCTGCGCTGGAGCTCGCCCGCTACGGCATTACGCTATGGCCGCAAGCTCGCGGTTCGCAGCAATGTCGCCGCCCGGGTCCTATCGCGCGTGCGCCGCTGACCACACTTACGCGTCCGGAATCACAGAGCTTCGGGGCGCGACAACATCATACGCGTTTTGAGATTGCCATCGGGCCTCCGATGAAGGTCAATGATGTGGCCGGCCCGAGGTGCAAAGATCATGAGTTCAGCGGCTGTCTCGTAGGATGTATTCGACCCGAAATAGCGCACCGGTCCGTGCCACTTCTGACCTTCGATGAGCCGGAGCCGGAATGTGCCCTGCGGCACCGGCACGCGAATCCGGTCATTTTTCGAGACATAGATCGAAATGGCGTGTCGGCCGGTGGTCGGGTCGATGAGCTGCACGACGGCATTGCTGTCCGCCGTCTCGACGGTGAGGAAGCTGCTAACGGGTTCGTGCATCGCCCAACTCGCCACAGTTACCGACCCTGATTCCGGAAATGGCATCGCCGCCTCGCGATCCGGCAGCCAGCCCGCCCGTTGAGCTTCGCCGTAGAGGGGGATCAGAATGAGGAGGAGGCTCAGGGCAAAGGGAATATATCGAACAGGGCTGGAACGCCTGGAGCCCCGCCAGCGTCCGCGTTGATAGTCGAAGCTTCGAATGGCCGGGTCGAACCAGGCGCCCTCCACGCGCCCGGCTCGGTCATTCCAGCGCGTGCTTCCGCTCCGCGCGCGCTGCCGCTCGCGCATATAGTCTCGATCGTCGATGCCCATGCGCGGTTATCCTCCGATTGCCCGAGGGGGCGCGTCGCCGCGGCGCTGAGTGAATTCCATGACCGCCTCCTTCAGCCCCACCCATCCCGCCGGCCTTCGCCATTGTCGCGCAGGTTGCGCCCGTCGAGCGCCGATCGGCGGATGCTGAGCTCCACTTCCCCGCCTTTGCGGGTGATCTGCACATCGCGCGGATCGAGATTGTTGCGCCTGGCATAATCGTCAGCCGCCTTCTCGCTGCCGAACTTGCCGGCCTGCTCAAATTCCCATGCCATCGTTTCGTCTCCTTCCTTTCGCCCCCGGCGCCGCGCCGGCGGCTTCATGCTACAAATCGAGGCCGAGGCTGCGCTCGGGCAGCGGCGGCAATTGTTCCGCCCGGTCGGGCTTCGGTTCGGGCTTCGCTGCCTGGTCCTTTCCGACCGGCGCTGCGGCGCCGGCGTCAGGGAGCGGGGGCAGGTCGTCAGGCAGCGGCGGGAGATCGGACAGGTCGACGCCGTCGATCGGGCCGGGATTGAAATCCTCGCGCGCCTTCGCGCCCTTGGCCATGTTCCCATCTATGTCGAGGCGGCCGACGGTTTCGAGCGAAGAGGTCTTGTTGCCCGGGTTCATGTCGAGCTGCCGTGCCAGCTTCTCCTTGTCGTCAACGATCATCGTCAGGCCGTCGCGCACGCGCGTCACGAGGACATTGAACAGGCGCTGGTTGGACAGGAAACGCTCGAATGAGGACATGACGCCGATCGCCCTGTCGGTTGTGATGCCTTGCGCCATATGCATGTTCAGCGAGTAGGCGAGGTCGAGGCGCGAGAGCATCGGATCGCCCATCGGCAGGGTCAGTTGCTCCTTGCCCGCCGTCTCTACCGTGACGCCGGAGCCGTCGACGCTCACCACCCGGGCGAGGGTGGCGTTGTGAAGCCCGCGGCCCTTGTCGTTCGCGGTCCAGCGGATGCGGTCGCCCTCGTGGATATCGAGCGGCTTTTTCTCGGAGAGCTGGAGCCGGTCCCGCTGCTCTGCCGGCGACAGCTTCTGCGGATCGAAGCGGATCCTGCGCCGTCCGTCTGCGAGGTCGACCTTGCCACTGGCATGGACCTTGAGGACATCGTATCGCCCGGCCTGGATGCCGACATCCTGCGCCCCGCCCCGACCCACCTCGAGGGTCTGGCCGGGGCGATAGGTCGACGCATAGCGCAATTCCTCGCGCGTCGTATTCACTCGATCATAGACTGTGAGCTGGAGCGCCTCGCCCTTGACGCTTCCTTCGGCGATCAATCCGGCTTGAATGCGCTTGTTGATAGTCTCGCGCGCGTCTCTGCCTGATGCGAATACGGCGGTCGCCTCACGCTCTTCCGGTGAAAGGCCGAGCCAACTATCGGCCGCGGCGGCGGCCGGATCCTTCTCTTCCACGATATGCTCGCCGAGCACCTTCATGGCGGCGCCCGCCTTTCCCACGTTCGCGAGTTCGGCGACAACCTTCAGCTTCTGCTGCTCTTCGGTTAGCGGCTGGCCCGGCTTCCCGATGCGGATATTCTGGGTCATCCGCACCATCGTCGCGCCGGCAGCCTGGATCATGGCGAAGGCCTTGCCCCAGTCGATCGAGGAGAGCTGCTGCCTGTCGCCGACGAGGACGAGCTTGTCGACGCCCATCGCCGCGCTGATCTGGTGAAGCTTCAGCATATCGCTTGCCGAGACCATCGAGGTCTCGTCCACGAGGAGCATGGTGCCGGCGAGCCTTTCCCGCGCCGCTTCATAGCGCGGCGTGTTCCGTTCGGCGATGAAGCGCTCGTGGGCGAGGACAAAGGAGGCGATCGTCTGGGCCTGGATGCCGGCGCCCTCGGCGAGATCGCCGACCATTTTGTTCTGGAACGCGAGACCCCGGATCGTACGGCCTTCGGCCTCCGCGACGCGCGAGACCGCCTGCAGCATCGTGGACTTGCCCGTGCCCGCCTTTCCCTGGATCGTGATCGTGCGATCGTCAGAGGAGAGGATCAGGGTCGCGGCGGCAAGCTGCCCGGGATTGAGTGGATGCTCCGCGACTGCCTGAAGGCGCGCGGGCGCGTCGGCAGCAGACAGGACGGGATTTGCGGCGCCATTGCCTTCCTTCACCAGGTCGAGGATCTTCTCCTCGATGCGCAGCGCCTCCTGGGTCGTCACCATCTTGCCGTCGCGGTCCGTGGCATGGGCAGTTCCCATCACGATCTGCCGATTCTGGACGAGCTGATCGATCCGGCGCTCGACGCTTTCGACGGTGACGCCTTTGAGACCGAGATCGAGCGCAGTCTTCGACACCATATGAAGCGGCCAGGCCGCCTCGCGTTCGGACAGGATGCGGACGGCCGATGCGACCGCGAGTTGCGTGCGGGCCT
The Sphingobium sp. MI1205 DNA segment above includes these coding regions:
- a CDS encoding tyrosine-type recombinase/integrase; translation: MAEKPASRSDAEIVVVRTNDAALPTRSPNADPETVDMRLLRTIASIVPADLPPISQLGLETTLAAMADATKAAIAADLDCWSGWCGEEGRSPLPADPEDLVRYVNALDGRGKKPATLARRIASLGTVHRMMGLAGEAAPTDAPMVRAALKAVRRRRGALQRQAAPLRLGKALDSHVTKGFTLAALLDACGGDLQGLRDAALLSLGYDAGLRVSELTVVEAVHIDPQQDGSATLFIPFSKTDQEGEGAWAWLSAETMRRVGAWLEASGIEEGPLFRRVGVDRRRVRASDSETALARTTYSIGTAPLTRQGVNGIYRRVALAAFELGLVSLPASELTAAVQALSTHSLRVGLTQDLFAAGEDGAGIAQALRWSSPATALRYGRKLAVRSNVAARVLSRVRR
- the mobF gene encoding MobF family relaxase — its product is MLSVAPIRSAAGSANYFAKDDYYTVEDSSEVSAWAGEGADIAGLSGEVSKDAFEGILNGFLPSGEGVAQVENRRHGLDLTFSMPKSASVMAYVAGDKRVLSANMAAVKQTMAWVEKNLAEGRRDVDGRKVPVQTGNLVYALFQHDTSRALDPQGHIHAVIGNMTQMPDGKWQALHADKIWSHNSIIGAIYHSYLRTALEKIGYTVELRGKHGTFEIVGVPKAAREEFSQRREDILNKAAETGITSHKGRDQITINTRDPKLDVEDRGALRQSWIERAAALGFDGKDLRAAAEARAGMMTAVGPLERGYRAIVDAIDLARSRLGDFLRPHDPLVDHALARAVKSPEEARTQLAVASAVRILSEREAAWPLHMVSKTALDLGLKGVTVESVERRIDQLVQNRQIVMGTAHATDRDGKMVTTQEALRIEEKILDLVKEGNGAANPVLSAADAPARLQAVAEHPLNPGQLAAATLILSSDDRTITIQGKAGTGKSTMLQAVSRVAEAEGRTIRGLAFQNKMVGDLAEGAGIQAQTIASFVLAHERFIAERNTPRYEAARERLAGTMLLVDETSMVSASDMLKLHQISAAMGVDKLVLVGDRQQLSSIDWGKAFAMIQAAGATMVRMTQNIRIGKPGQPLTEEQQKLKVVAELANVGKAGAAMKVLGEHIVEEKDPAAAAADSWLGLSPEEREATAVFASGRDARETINKRIQAGLIAEGSVKGEALQLTVYDRVNTTREELRYASTYRPGQTLEVGRGGAQDVGIQAGRYDVLKVHASGKVDLADGRRRIRFDPQKLSPAEQRDRLQLSEKKPLDIHEGDRIRWTANDKGRGLHNATLARVVSVDGSGVTVETAGKEQLTLPMGDPMLSRLDLAYSLNMHMAQGITTDRAIGVMSSFERFLSNQRLFNVLVTRVRDGLTMIVDDKEKLARQLDMNPGNKTSSLETVGRLDIDGNMAKGAKAREDFNPGPIDGVDLSDLPPLPDDLPPLPDAGAAAPVGKDQAAKPEPKPDRAEQLPPLPERSLGLDL